In Sporosarcina sp. PTS2304, a genomic segment contains:
- a CDS encoding zinc-finger domain-containing protein, whose translation MNKVLIMKDINQLLDIYCEGCYVKKQLIQERGKTGAHQFCISQCTVGEQLQFLGREINKMGTMSK comes from the coding sequence ATGAATAAAGTATTGATTATGAAAGATATCAATCAACTGCTCGATATATATTGTGAAGGATGCTACGTGAAAAAACAACTCATCCAAGAACGCGGCAAGACAGGAGCTCATCAGTTTTGTATTTCTCAATGTACAGTAGGTGAACAATTACAATTTCTCGGCCGTGAAATTAATAAAATGGGCACTATGTCTAAGTAA
- a CDS encoding ribonuclease HI family protein, with translation MLEVYIDGASAGNPGVSGIGIYIKGEGHEVRISEVIEPTNNHHAEFQALVRGLEEALKLSTGMVSVRSDSSIVVQSMEKQFSKNEQYAPYVKTALQLAERFDFFFIKWIPDHTNKTADVLARQAILDQKK, from the coding sequence TTGTTAGAAGTGTACATAGATGGCGCGAGCGCTGGTAATCCGGGAGTCAGTGGGATTGGTATTTATATTAAAGGTGAGGGCCACGAAGTGCGAATTAGTGAAGTGATTGAACCGACAAATAATCACCACGCGGAGTTTCAGGCGCTTGTACGTGGGCTGGAAGAAGCATTGAAATTATCGACCGGCATGGTGTCAGTGCGTTCGGATTCTAGTATCGTTGTGCAATCGATGGAGAAACAGTTTAGTAAGAATGAGCAATATGCTCCTTATGTGAAGACTGCTTTGCAACTTGCAGAGAGGTTTGATTTCTTTTTTATCAAATGGATTCCAGATCATACGAATAAGACGGCTGATGTTTTAGCACGGCAAGCTATACTGGATCAGAAAAAGTAA
- a CDS encoding metallophosphoesterase, with amino-acid sequence MRYALLGDIHSSLHDLTAVLHHISTEAPAAEVIGIGDLYECTVSKKNLHGQVYECVEDVIKHPDELDTLLTFPSIYGNQEERILLLTKQAEPLREFIRSLPETLRAGNATVIHGHQWKPEDRSNWIDEHLPEAAVIIHGHTHRSSYTQDEQLIVIQGDSEISLTGKRHIINVGAVVHSKEWLLYDDDKQTVRFMKA; translated from the coding sequence TTGCGATATGCATTACTCGGTGATATTCACTCATCGCTTCATGATTTAACCGCGGTGCTACATCATATTTCAACTGAAGCCCCGGCAGCGGAAGTAATCGGCATAGGGGACTTATACGAGTGTACCGTGAGTAAAAAAAATCTTCATGGGCAAGTGTATGAATGTGTAGAAGATGTCATCAAACATCCTGACGAGTTGGACACACTACTTACGTTTCCGTCTATTTACGGCAACCAAGAAGAACGTATTTTGCTATTGACGAAGCAAGCTGAGCCGTTGCGAGAGTTTATACGTAGTCTTCCTGAAACATTACGTGCCGGTAACGCTACCGTCATTCACGGTCATCAGTGGAAACCTGAGGATCGTTCTAATTGGATAGACGAACATCTACCGGAAGCGGCCGTCATTATTCACGGACATACTCATCGATCAAGCTATACACAAGACGAACAACTGATTGTGATACAAGGTGACAGTGAAATATCCCTCACAGGAAAGCGTCATATCATTAACGTCGGTGCAGTAGTCCACTCAAAAGAATGGCTGCTGTATGACGACGACAAGCAGACAGTTCGGTTTATGAAAGCGTAA
- a CDS encoding sulfurtransferase, which yields MQVFVSSQDVKTEQAKWIDARFALSDDQYGSKAYDESHIEGAIHWDLANDLSDASIEGGRHMLPSKERLTELFRTSGLELEDFILIYDDGGSPFATRAWWILHYAGFKNVYVVLEGMKELQALGFATMNDKPQPVATHVEPQWQDEIYATREDVAEVVAGDREAVLVDARAAIRYRGEHEPLDKRAGHIPTARNFDWEQLKADKTYDVKQASDALTKLVQKKDDVIVYCGSGVSATPLFAALKELNYPNVRLYVGSFSDWISHDDAPIETL from the coding sequence ATGCAAGTATTCGTGTCGAGTCAAGACGTGAAGACAGAACAGGCGAAGTGGATTGATGCACGCTTTGCCCTGTCAGATGACCAGTACGGTAGTAAAGCTTATGATGAATCACATATCGAAGGCGCTATTCATTGGGATTTGGCGAATGACCTTTCAGATGCATCGATAGAAGGCGGGCGTCATATGCTCCCTTCTAAAGAGCGTCTAACTGAATTATTTCGTACGAGTGGATTGGAATTAGAAGATTTCATTTTGATTTATGATGATGGCGGTAGTCCGTTCGCAACACGTGCGTGGTGGATTTTGCATTATGCAGGATTTAAAAATGTTTATGTAGTGCTTGAAGGGATGAAAGAATTGCAGGCTCTCGGCTTTGCGACAATGAACGACAAGCCACAACCTGTTGCTACTCATGTAGAACCACAGTGGCAAGATGAAATTTACGCCACTAGGGAGGATGTAGCCGAAGTAGTAGCAGGAGATCGTGAAGCCGTGCTGGTTGATGCACGTGCGGCTATTCGATACCGCGGCGAACATGAACCGCTCGATAAACGGGCAGGACATATACCGACGGCTCGTAATTTTGACTGGGAACAATTAAAAGCAGACAAGACGTACGATGTAAAGCAGGCGTCCGATGCGTTAACTAAGCTCGTTCAGAAAAAAGACGATGTCATCGTGTATTGCGGCAGCGGTGTATCAGCGACTCCTTTATTTGCAGCTTTAAAAGAGCTGAACTATCCGAATGTAAGACTATACGTAGGTAGCTTCAGCGACTGGATTTCACACGATGACGCGCCGATTGAAACGCTGTAA
- a CDS encoding cold-shock protein translates to MHQGKVKWFSSDKGYGFIESDDGEDVFVHFTGILSDGFKTLAEGQAVSFEVIEGNRGPQAANVSTLEEEV, encoded by the coding sequence ATGCACCAAGGTAAAGTAAAGTGGTTCAGCAGTGATAAAGGATATGGTTTTATCGAATCGGACGATGGAGAAGACGTCTTTGTTCATTTCACAGGTATTTTATCCGACGGGTTTAAAACGCTTGCTGAGGGTCAAGCAGTCTCTTTTGAAGTGATCGAAGGAAATCGTGGGCCACAGGCGGCAAATGTATCTACACTCGAAGAAGAAGTTTAA